In Erigeron canadensis isolate Cc75 chromosome 8, C_canadensis_v1, whole genome shotgun sequence, the DNA window gatgatggtgtgtaagttacgaaaatcaattgactttttttcatatttcattaacttttttttaatctaatattttgattttatcacATATCATGATTTGAatgcttttttaaaaaaactactcATAGTTAGGCCATATTTTTTccagtattttttttctctatatgTATCTTTTTATACAATAAAGAGTTATACAATATgcattttttgttatttatatattgagAGGTATATTTAAAAAGGAAGCTGCAAATAGTCATTTTCAACATATTATACTATTGagatattatattaaatcatgtcatacaatattatatgttattgtaaaaattattatatcaaaaaggaaaatgttaaacatAACTTTAACAGTTTTTAGGGCTGCACTTCGAATGCATGaaaattttacactttttatattaaagtcaactaaattttataatctatatctatatctatattatataataaaacaaaacactcatttttttaaaaacttttacatttgaaaaatcaaaaataccatttttttaaaatttactacGAGTAATTTAAAAATCTCCATTTAATAttcctataatacccttaatgaaataatttacaatatagatccctcaagacttaaaataaatacactaccaactttaacatcaattatttttacgttCACACCATCGCCGCTTCCACCGCCATCCCCACTGGCATCCTCACTGCCGCCCCCACTACATCACCACCACTTCTGCCATTACTAACTCTACCACCAGCGCATTACACGTGCATAAGTCTAGTAAATACATAATTATTTTGTGCTATCTTAGCAAAACCTTTAAAAAACTAGTGAGTTATTTATGGTGTGCCACTTAAATTAATCTGGTCATAAGAAATAGTACTCCAGTAATAATGAGTAAATTTCCACACGCACTCTCATATTGGGTGGGTGGGTGTGTGTGTATGACTATATATACACGTACAAATCTCAATTTTCTCACCCTGTATCTATAGCCGGCACCTTAACAGCCCTAAAAACACAcaccaaaaataaattaaaaaaaaaaaacaaatcccTCTTTTTCTAATCTTTGCCGCAATCCACCTGATTTCGAGGTTAATTTCTCAATTTCTATGCTTCAGTTAATTTCTTCATGTTTTAtccactttttgtttttatatattatatattaatcgatttgtttatttttgtccAAATATCATTTGATTTCATGTGTTTGGATTGATAAATTATTGAACTGTAGGTTATATTTTGTTGATATTgtgattaaattttgtatttttatatttgacaGATTCGGTGCAAGGTTTAGTTGTTTGGattgaggaagaagaagaacaaatATTGTATTCATTGGTATGTTATTGGTTTTATCTATTTAATttcaattattataatatatgtgATTTAAATTGTGTTTTCATGTAAATATTGTTTTGTGTTGTTGTTTTAGGTCCAGAGTTTAATTTACTTATGCAAAaggtttttgaaaaaattatgtGAAACTTTTTCCAATtgtttatgattttatatatcatatcatatatataagaGAACTCGATGCTCATTTAAGTGAAATCTGTTTTGCATATAAAAttaactatgttttttttttccgtaaTGTATTCAAGAAGAATAAAAATGGCaaaatttttatcaaaataGATCTGACATGGGTTCTACATATGTTTTCTAATATAAGTAAGCTGAATAAGTTGTagataacaacaaaaaaatggCCCTTTTGTTGCGAAGTACCGGAGTTTGTATTGTTTATGCGTAATGTGTGAATAAACTTATACGCTTTTCAATCTTTCATCTGAGAAATGGACTGATGTATATTTTTTTGCTTCTTGAATTTCCGTGTCACTATCTGATCGGAAAGGCAATGTAATGGCTCTCTTTGTTTATCGGGAAATTAGAAGCATTATAAATTGCATTTGCTTAGTTTAATTCGTTTGCTTAATCTCTTATGCGATGTCTATGAAACAGGATGAACTATTCAATAGGCTGCATCGGAACATTTTTGTGGAGCTTGTATCGGTCGCTATAGCtgattgatataaatataggtTAAAACAATAGCAAATGGATCGACGTGATACTTCAGGTTTTGTCAGTGGGGGTCCGATAGACTCGGCAATTGTTGACAGCTGACCATAGTATCGTAGCTGAGAAATACCTAACATTAAATCTATAGCTTAGAAGAAGTAGCGTACTTTAGTTTTGTGGATATTATTTATAGCCCGATAGTTTGTTGATACGTTCTTTTGTGAATAAGGTTTGACCAAATCATAATAAGAGATTGTGTGTAATTTCAATGGATGGCCGGTTCGGTAATATGGGGTTTGTTGCAAATTGTGTGTCTGATGCCTTTAGAAACCTGAGCAACTCTGCAGATACTACTTTAAGATTGGATTTCCCTGGTTCTTTGAATTCTTCTTATCCTGCATCACAAGGTGTTAAAAGGAAATGGGGTTCAGTAAACGGGTCAATGGATGTGCAATCTGGGTTGCCTTTAAGCCTATGGATAGGACGCTCTCCAAGCTCCTCAGATAGTAAGGCAAGTTCAGCCACTGGGTGCACCACCATGTCCTCTGCAAAAGAAACTGATGAAGAGTCCTCGATGGATCTAGAGTTGGATTTCAGCCTCCATCTTGGTGGTGAGAAGGCACCTGTCAAAAAGAAAATGTCTACCACTAATAAATCATCACTGGTTGACCTCGAGTTAAGTCTCTTCTCTGTACCGGCCGAGTCTGGTGTGACAACCATACACTTGAGCTCACCAGCTGCCGGATGTGACTCTCATATGGACGATGGCTCCATGTCATCACATGTGGAATCAGGAAACATCCCCCCTCTCTTGCAGAATTCATTGAACAAAATGAATCCATCATCCAGCGTTATGACTTTGCCAACAAGTTCAGTCACTTCATCTGGGCTTAGCGAGCCACATCAGCGAACCAGTAATACAAAGACATGCCAGTTTGAGGGATGTGGAAAGGGTGCAAGAGGTGCTTCTGGGCTGTGCATTGCCCATGGGGGAGGTCGGAGATGTCAAAAACCTGGGTGTCATAAAGGAGCTGAGGGTCGGACTGCTTACTGTAAAGCCCATGGCGGTGGTCGAAGATGTGAGTTCTTGGGTTGCACCAAGAGTTCAGAAGGACGGACCGATTTCTGTATAGCTCATGGCGGTGGTCGAAGATGCAGTCATGATGGTTGTACCCGTGCAGCAAGAGGAAAATCTGGGTTGTGCATACGTCACGGTGGTGGTAAGAGGTGCCAGATGGATAATTGCACTAAAAGTGCCGAGGGGTTATCTGGTCTTTGTATCTCCCATGGTGGTGGACGGAGATGTCAGTTTCCAGCATGCACTAAAGGTGCTCAAGGAAGCACCATGTTCTGCAAGGCACATGGTGGTGGAAAAAGGTGTACTTTTGAAGGGTGCACCAAGGGTGCAGAAGGAAGTACCCCGTTCTGCAAAGGTCATGGTGGTGGAAAACGATGTGCCTTTGATGGTGGCGGTGTTTGCCCAAAGAGTGTTCATGGTGGAACCTTATTTTGTGTGGCACATGGCGGTGGTAAGAGATGTGTGGTTCCTGGTTGCACACGAAGTGCAAGGGGTCGCACAGACTGTTGTGTACGTCATGGCGGCGGTAAGAGATGCCAGTTTAGTGGGTGTGGGAAAAGTGCTCAAGGTAGCACCGACTTCTGCAAGGCCCATGGTGGTGGGAAGAGATGCTCGTGGGGCCAGCCAGGTTCAGAATTTGGAATTAACGATCATGTTTGTAATGCGTTTGCCAGGGGCAAGAGCGGGTTATGTACTTCTCATGGTGCTCTGGTTCAGGATAAACGGGTTCATGGTGGTGCCACATTGAGAACCCTGGTTCATGACGCCACTCCAGATCACCattataaaatgaaacaaatgttCTTCCCTCCACAGACGACATCAGTGACACCTCCCCAATTTTCCGGTTCTGGGTTTAAACCCTTTGGGGTTCAGAACGGGGATATGGCAGCTGGACCAAGGCAGTCGACTAGTGCAGAAGGGCGTGTTCATGGTGGAAGTCTGATTGCTTTGCTAGCTGCAGGAAGTTCTGGTGGCTCATCAAGTCCAGGAAAAGTTAATGCAATGCCTCAGAAATGGATATGAAACGGTTCATTAGTAGTATGAATGCTCTTGTAGATTGTTAATCTTTTTTGAAGTTTGTTTAAGCATAGAAACTGTGTGATTGTGGTCAATGGTCATGTATGAATAAGTGAAAATTAGCCAAGTAGTTCGTTTTCTGAGTGTCGGTCGTTTTCCATttccttgtatatatatgtctattttACCACCATGTTCTTTGTCAATATGTTCTCCGTTATGATCCTTGAGGCATTTCAAGATCttcaaacaaaaatcaaatgatACTTTGATGTTTATGCATGATATGTATCAGACTGTTGTAACACACAACGCGTGTATCTCATGTTGgaatttataaagatttttgtAATAGATTCTTGGCAATGATATTTGTCCAGGTATGTCAGGGCAGTtgatttcatataaaaaatcaaatgtcatTCTGTACGAGACCGTCTTTGAAGTAAGACATATGCTGTTTTCATGAGTTCGAAACGAATTTGGTTTATCACGGTAGCAATTCAAGGGACACCCTTGTATGGAACTTATACAGCGTTTGACAAAGTTAttcttatcatcatcattttaaaaCAATGTGTTACGAGATTTTAATATGATCGCTACCGTGCGCAAAAGGTTGAAAGGGTTAATGTTGAAACTTCAAATGCCCACTGGCATGTCAACATTTGAAAATTGATGTTTAAACACATTTATCGAATATTGATTTGAGATTCAATTTACATTTGCAAAGCGTTcaatttcatgaaaaatatacgAATAGAAGTAAAATATGAgatgatatgaagttaaaaaAGTGAAACTTACCCCTAAAtcaatttaaaaacaaatttaataaaatgtgaaAACTTCAGAATgagaaaaatttaataaaatgtgaaAACTTCAGAATgagaaaaatttaataaaatgtgaaAACTTCAGAATGAGAATTTTAATCTATGATACAGTGATAGATAGTAACCCGAAATTAGAGtaataagttaatattgtttttttctgGAAATTAAACCCAAAAGAAAGATCTTTTGTTGGGCCTTTGGTAGCAGATACTTTTAGTAACTGGAAGGCCCAATTTTAGTGGTAAAAAATCAGAACTAAGAAGCCTAAATTGaaattagaaatataatttGTACAAACAATACACATGCTAAGCCAAAAAAGCTGAAAATAAGTAGATTTGAAAAAACGAAAACAAATATTGTCAGAAGTGGGATTTGAACCCACGCCCTCTTTCGAAGACCAGAACTTGAGTCTGGCGCCTTAGACCACTCGGCCATCCTGACTGGTTGTTTGTTAAAGAACCGGATCTTAGTTAAATTACTTGGTCTTAAATCAATGAATAtggaaaaacataaataaaaaggatctcaaaataatgaatataaaatcaaataaccATTTAAGTAGTTTAATCATTGTGCTTAACTGAAGGATTCCAATGCAGAAACTTGTGCAGTAAAAACATAGAAAGAATGTGTGAatcaatttgatgccttactTTGACAATGTAGTCCTAGTTGATTGTGAATGAGGAGTCGTGGCTAATTACTATATATTTCTGCAAGTCatacataaataaatgattaaaagtTATAGCCTATAGAGAATGATTGAGTAACATTGTATTAAAAAGCgattaaaacaatataaaaaatggTACGTACATAGACAAAGccagaaagaaagaagaaacaaaaacatTGATCAAACAAGAATAAGCAATCGAAAAAACATGCTTGTATTGTCAGAAGTGGGATTTGAACCCACGCCCTCTCTCGAAGACCAGAACTTGAGTCTGGCGCCTTAGACCACTCGGCCATCCTGACAAGTGACAACTTTGTGATACACAcatatttttgttatgtatACGATGCATAAATTTATGGTAGGTCTTTTTCCAATCATTAATATAAGGATTTCAGATGCACCTACATTCTTATTGACCGATAATGTATGATGAATCTCAATTCTCAAACTAATTTTCATACAAACttatttttaactatattttatttatactagATTTTTGGCCCGTGCGTTGCACAAGTATACAGAAATTCTTAATAACTAACTAAATAAATAGTCGATAtaaaaaacaacttttattGAAAAACGAACATAACTTTTTATGAAATTCTTGTAATCTAAACTTATAAGCCGTAACGATTCAAGAAAGAGTTGTTACATTTATTAGTGATCGTAGTCTCTTAAGGAGACACTtacaactacaaaaaaaaatgggtgAATGGCCTGACACTCCTTAGTCCCCTGAAAGAATTTTTCCTTCCAATCTAGGAACCCTACAATCCTAAATGCCGGTGATTATGTTGTCTCAAGGCTCACTTGATGATAGGCAAGAAATCTATATGAGACTAAGATTCGAACTTGTGCCACTTAAGTCTTCTTTAGTGGGCCCTTAGCGTTTACACACATTGTTACATCGATTGTTAAAATCAGACACTTACACCTACACCAATATTCACATTCAGTCATGTTTTCTCACAAGAAGTTTCATATTTGATCTCTACATTAAACATATTTGGGATGAccacatatatttaattttcacaTGAGGCTGTAAGAGTTTTCCTTCATGATAGAGAATTCTCATCGAGTGACTTAAATTGAGCATCCATTTTGCTAAACGTTCTGTAATACGGATCAAGTTtagacaacgtatgttaaacCTCCCACCATTCTCGGATAAGTCACACCTCCCAACAATAATCTAAAGTTAATCATCTTTTCATTAAGTGGTACAGTGTATATCCGAATAAAATTTTATGATCGGCTATTTTAGATTTGAtagaattattataatttattattatattaatatgaaCCACTCTTATTATTTGatatgaatatatttattattagatGAATTTCAGTTGATAAATAAtaagaaagtatatatattattttcttgatTATATTTTAGGATAGCCACGTAACCATAATTTGATAGAGATTTATATAAAGAGagattaaataaatttattgtaaattatagatttcaaataataaggtttaattaatttttaatgcgcctattatataattaaaaatgatttgaaaataaaaaccaaaaataattaaagattAGCTGATCTTAAACAAAAAGTTGCATATATTAGTATATACTTTTTgtggttaaaagaaaaaatatattttctaaaagagatattaaatatattcaagttaaaaatgatttgaaaataaaaaaaaataataactaaagaTAAAATGATCCTAAAAAAGTTGCATATAACAAAAAATGTtgcatatattaaaatatgtttgtttttgtggttaaaagaaaaatatttttttctaaaagagatattagttataatttatattaaattaaaatctgacTTGTTAAGACTTTAAGATAACTACATAATCATAATTAGATAgggatttatatataataataaaagaattttaaaactaaaaaaaataatttaaaacttaggtgatcctaacaaaaaaaaaatgttaaatatattaaaatatactcTTTTGCGGTTAAAAGAAGAATAATTTTTTCTAAAAgagatattaaaaataattatcttttttatatataaagttagaGTCCCTTcctaaaaaatagttaaaaaaatctGATTTGACACAGCTAttaccctttcattcattaattttatttttaaaacatctATTTATGACATCACGTATGTTATGATATAATTAAACAATTTAATTTAAACAAAGAGTTCGATTTCATGTATCTGCTGCATCATTTTGAATTAGTCTTTTAATATTTGCTTCAAAGTCAGTAAAACTTATTATTATCCAACTTTTTTCCTATTTTATTCTCCAAATTTTTCTAACATTTCGAAATTGATTATTTATGGCTAATTAAATTATACACCGATAATTGTAAAGGAAGAAACACCAACCATCTATTTCATcaagttatatttattttatatcttttaaaaaaaattattttctataCACACAATTCCACttattgattaattattattgaaGTTTATGTTATTCTTTCTCTTTAACATTTTTCACAACTATAATCATTAGTTATGTTTctaattattttttagtttgtttgGGTACTATCGAATGATTGACTTATTTGGTAGAGTTAATCAAGTTTCCGGTTATTTAGTTCGAGTTATATAAGTTTTAacagcaaaaaccgaaccggaaaaccaaaaacagaaaaaaccCGACAAAAtcaaaccgaaaaccgaacaaaatcccttggtttggtttttgttttccaaaaaccgaacggatcggttcggtttAATAggccaaaaaaccgatcaaaaactgaaccgaaccgataccattatattttaatttattttatatttatatcatattacatttatatttattgcttataatttgtaaatatgttaatatatttaaactttttgtctttttaatgtaaaaatctatataaattatatgttttagttgAAAACGTACAATTaaatcaattcgttttataaaagttatatcaattttaacatctaaaaagtataattagttaCTAAAAAGCATATctttattttagtttctatatcatagttttttttgttaataattgaaaattaaatatataacatcataaacaaaaaagtaaattttttttttttaaaaaaaatcgaacaaaaaccgaaaccgatccaaaccgaacagaacaaaaaccaaatccaacggttttgattttctaaaaaccgaattgaTCGGTTCGGAGAtcggttttagccaaaaaccgatccatactcacccctagtTTTAACAATTATAGCGTCTCCTCGATCCTTTAAGTctggcaaaaaaaaaatagtctcCTGCTGATCATGTTTCCGTCTTAGGAAAATGGGCTGATTCCAAGACAATACGCAATTGGAGTATTCGACGATGGGAACGCGTTGATGGTTTTCAAACGATATTTGGAGCCCTTAACACATCGAAATGTCTTGATTTTCATTGTTATTTGATCACATTtagaatttaatttaatattagtaTCATGTTTATTTTGGACACTTTTCTATCAATTTTTTAATCTAGCGCGATAAACTTTTAAGATATGGTATCATAAATGTGTGCTTATTACGCAATCAGCTTTGTTGTCGcattttcatatttaacatttacatcataattaaaatattattaatcaCTTAATTTAATACTATCCGGATATTATCTGGGTGCTTAAGCTAGTATTAAAATAAAGCTTGTTGATGGTAATtactatttacatttttaccttTCTTGTAATTTAATATAACCATTGATATAATAAAACCAAATATAACAACATATTTATATGACCGAATGATgatttttcaagttttaaaagACGTTCAATCTATGTACGTCGTGTTGGAAAAAGATAATGTGGCAAGATCTAAGTATATCATATCATCACTTATTCAAGGTTAAAGCTTTAAAATAAAGACTTCAAAAATTCAACATAAGAAAACTTTTAATGGGAcgataaaattatataattgttaGAAGTATATCGATTTTGAGACCTCTCATTCACTTTTCCACTACTGATAAAACTTACGAGTTATCAGTTGTTTTCGCTTACTATTGAAATTTTTTATCTTATTAAAATACATTGTTAAATAAATGCatgtttattgttattattattatcaatataaataGCACAATAATTACATCTCAAGTAAAAAATCAatcaatgaaaaaataaaatatgcacTAAAATATTAAGgatattaattatttacttgTGAAGAagaaatcaattaattaaataggAAAATAAAATATGACGAAGACGGAAGTGGTAATAATCCATCTATTTTGTAATATTAGCAATATATCAAGTTAGGAGAggcaaaaattaacaaaattaagtTTAGATTAATTGGGGCATGTGGTGTTTCTATCTAGCATTGAAGGTAGGTTCGATGCTCTCCGTCAAAAATTTTGTCCCCTTTATATAATTgaaaatatgtaaatgtgacagaTGAGATGTCAAACTCTTATCACCGAAGAATGTGATGTGGCGAGACCTGAGGCACTCCACATATATACTTGGAGATAGAAAATTATATACCTATATACGTATTTTACCCGtacgatgtgcggttattaaatttattttttgaaaataattttgacacggataataaaaagaattggtttaatgataaaaaatttatttataaattaccgagtataatttatatgtgtgaggaacaaacaaacttacatgttaataattttattgaacCTGATTAAGTTGACtatacatgtaaaaatctaaataattttttttttgtcaaaatcaaaCGATGACCATAACAAATTCCATAAAccccaaaatagtttattaatatttatatttgatgataatttattaaaatatctttgccatatatagaatttttggaattcattaaatatgtttaaataagataattattataaaaatttataaaaatgacacatgAGATAAAAActtatgtgtcaatttttaaaaatagctttaaattgaaagaggttttaaaatattaggataactactcttttaatagatatatagatatagataggtCTTTTTACCCGCGCGTTGCGCGATGCTACATCCATTGAAACACTTTATTCATAAAAAgttaatgtttatattaaagACGAAGCCAATCCAACTTATAATTACGGATATAAtgtttatattttgatattcataaataaaataaaatgcaagtcaGATCGAAAGAGTTACGTTCAATAACATCAATAATTAATAGTTAGTGAGGGGtcaaatattcttttattattttttatatatttttaagggaATAAATACACAATTTCTTTAccttcaaatattaaaaaaaataaaaataatcataacGTAAAATTCTGGAGGGACCATAACCCTTTCGATATTGATCCTATTGATCTTTTGCCTATATTTGATCTCTAATATGGAATCCTCCATCATATCGTACCCCATTTATGGTCAAGTGATCGATCCATGTACCTCCCGTATACTTACTTTGAATGTTGTTGACTAATCGTTATACAAACATCGAATCATTCGATCCTTAAATTCGACAAAGCTGCTACCAATATTGTAGCATTTTACATATATCTATTTACAATATTAAACCAATGAATTTGTAATTGCAATACAATGAAGCAAACacttctggaaaaaaaaataaggtacCTCATTCCTCGaaccaaaataattaaaaacacaaaaatattggtttagttaaatgaaatcAACGTACctataatacattataaaataCTAGATTATGTCCGCGTGATACGATAATGtaatggcggtggtggtaacggtgACGAATTGTGATGACGTGCAAAGGTAGCGACAGTGATGGTGATGGCGGCGGTGATGGTGACGATGTAATGACGATGGTGGTTGTATCGGGTGGGGGTGGCGATATTTGGTGATGATAATGGCGACAAGTAGTGTAGGTTATCGAtgaattgttgaaacttaaCATTCATTGTTGAAGCTTAAAGGTTAAACTCAGGCTATGTTTGACAAGAGTTTTTgaataactttagtttttacttttgaacaaaacttctTATTGTGTCAAAAGTTTTACTCGTATTTGGTTACAACTAGatttagcttttattttaaagaaaaagttcTAAAATGAAACGCTACTCGAAATAGTGTTTCAAGAGCTTTTAGTTTGGATAGAGCTATTAGTTTTAAAAAGCTACAACTATTTTTAACAAACGTATCCTCAATTTTGAACTcaaaattatatttgatttatatatatatatagaggcgGAGGGAATGGGGTGACTAGGGGGTGCCTACCGTCCAATACTTGTGGAAGTGTGGAAGAATACCCAAGCTAAAAATCTCTATTAAATGACTTATAGCTTATCTCTAGGTAAAGTAAAAGAAAGGTAATTGTCAATATCGACGTCTGTCTGTTCGATTGTTCAAAGCAAAactaaaattcttaaaaattgACCACAAATTTTAAGTAATTCCAATGTTAATATCTTATCTTTTACCCCttatttattactgtattagttttttattatttaagcaAATTAACCTTCTGAATTTTGATGCTAACATAGTTTCATTTGATCATGTTTTCTTGTATTGTTGTATTATTCAGttgaatttatttatatacagtATAGCATTATATATTTGAGACACCGAATTAAGATCACAGATTTATTagcaatatataaataaaaaatagtttcaaaataaacaaagaTCATTCTAGTTGTTTCGTTACAATGTCACAGCAACGTTTTCCTTTTTGGTTATATTAGCAAGTTGTTGATTAGTGCATTAAAATAGTAATGATTTAGGTGGAATCATGGTCAAAAAATAACTATCGATTCATCTTTCAAACGAAAACAGGAGTAGTTCATAAAAGTCAACCCGAACTCATACTTAACAAGAACTCGAACCCTAACTTTTAATGTGTACATGTCACACCATTATAAAAATGTTAGGTCCCCTCAACTCAAATTCCTGATTCCgtctctgtatatatatatataagttttaggtaaaataaaacaagggCTAATAGGTTATAAAGATACCATACTCGTCGATTTTTACTATGTAAGGTATCATCCCTAAAAACCTCCTAATACAATTACCAACGGTGTAATTAATTCTTAATTAGGGGATTACAAATAccacttaaaattttaagcagTTTTGTCCACCAAAATACCTAGCTGTTTGATTATTTAGCTCGATATATATGTGAAACAATTAATTTTCACGATccaagaaatgaaatgaatagtAAATATTGATTGAAGCTATAATATAATGaagaataaaataattcaatatcaaatgcTTTGAATAATTAACTTGTTTGATTATGAACCCAGAACATACAAACACTTCGAATTAGAACACTTCAAATGCAGATTACGGCTTCAAtacttcgaattagaacacgaacgTTTCACCAAAATATTCATAATCACACCGTGAACAAGCCCTCAGCAACAGAAATCGAATAAAAAGGTCGCCGGAAAAAACTGTGcgtaaacacacacaaaatagCTTTTGGAAAACCGGATAGTCGTTTTGATGCCCGAAATAGATCGCGTTTACACACAGTGGGCTTACATTAGGTGGTTTTTAGGGATGATTGTTTACATAGCAAAAGTCGACGAGTATGATATCTTTAGAACCTATTAGCccataaaacatatattaaagtaaaacaaataaaacaattattaaagtaaaacaaataaaacaataggtttttctttactgaaaatcaccgtgcatcatgaaaatcattatgcatcaattgcttcgtgaatattcgtgcatcaatctaaccatGATCTActagtcaagatcttgtcttatttgttttactttaatacttattttaaaatacccaacccgtacatatatatatactatagatatagatttagttttttttgccatttttcaattaaattgttgataaccttaaaatatttttttattcactaatgtATTTTAGAAATCTCGGAATATTTATAACATCTAAATGAAATATCTATATTATCGAACTTGATTTACAGTATTTACCTTTAATTCTTAATGACTTTtcacatcaattaatttaacattaataaccacacggTTATAATTACTAC includes these proteins:
- the LOC122578052 gene encoding uncharacterized protein LOC122578052, whose protein sequence is MDGRFGNMGFVANCVSDAFRNLSNSADTTLRLDFPGSLNSSYPASQGVKRKWGSVNGSMDVQSGLPLSLWIGRSPSSSDSKASSATGCTTMSSAKETDEESSMDLELDFSLHLGGEKAPVKKKMSTTNKSSLVDLELSLFSVPAESGVTTIHLSSPAAGCDSHMDDGSMSSHVESGNIPPLLQNSLNKMNPSSSVMTLPTSSVTSSGLSEPHQRTSNTKTCQFEGCGKGARGASGLCIAHGGGRRCQKPGCHKGAEGRTAYCKAHGGGRRCEFLGCTKSSEGRTDFCIAHGGGRRCSHDGCTRAARGKSGLCIRHGGGKRCQMDNCTKSAEGLSGLCISHGGGRRCQFPACTKGAQGSTMFCKAHGGGKRCTFEGCTKGAEGSTPFCKGHGGGKRCAFDGGGVCPKSVHGGTLFCVAHGGGKRCVVPGCTRSARGRTDCCVRHGGGKRCQFSGCGKSAQGSTDFCKAHGGGKRCSWGQPGSEFGINDHVCNAFARGKSGLCTSHGALVQDKRVHGGATLRTLVHDATPDHHYKMKQMFFPPQTTSVTPPQFSGSGFKPFGVQNGDMAAGPRQSTSAEGRVHGGSLIALLAAGSSGGSSSPGKVNAMPQKWI